The Manihot esculenta cultivar AM560-2 chromosome 1, M.esculenta_v8, whole genome shotgun sequence genome has a window encoding:
- the LOC110621273 gene encoding methyltransferase-like protein 23 isoform X2, with amino-acid sequence MKCGDYHEEEEELSDRNMSTISRHVFGDNLEQPAFSVSIIENMKEEYGLFLWPCSVILAEYVWQQRERFAGVPVVELGAGTSLPGLTAAALGSDVTLTDDSNRVEVLENIRTVCELNKLECKVLGLTWGVWDEFVFSLKPKIILGADVLYEASAFDDLFATVTFLLQNSPGSVFITTYHNRSGHHLIEFLMVKWGLRCARLLDGFSFMPSCKASGLSGNIQLAEIVLNSEHSEETTTIAR; translated from the exons ATGAAATGTGGAGACTaccatgaagaagaagaagagctgTCTGATCGGAATATGTCGACGATATCTCGTCATGTTTTCGGCGACAACCTGGAACAACCTGCTTTCTCTGTCTCGATAATTGAG AATATGAAGGAAGAGTATGGGCTTTTTCTGTGGCCTTGCAGTGTGATCCTCGCCGAGTACGTTTGGCAACAGAGGGAGAGATTTGCCGGTGTCCCCGTAGTTGAG CTCGGTGCCGGAACTTCCTTGCCTGGGTTGACGGCTGCGGCGTTGGGTTCCGATGTGACTCTGACGGATGACTCGAACAGAGTGGAG GTGCTGGAAAATATTAGAACAGTGTGCGAGCTAAATAAGCTTGAGTGTAAA GTACTAGGACTGACATGGGGGGTTTGGGATGAATTTGTATTCAGTTTAAAGCCAAAAATTATTCTTGGTGCTGATGTACTTTATGAAGCGAgtg CCTTTGATGACCTCTTTGCCACCGTGACATTCTTGCTGCAAAATTCTCCAGGCTCTGTCTTTATAACAACTTATCATAATCGGAG TGGGCACCATCTCATTGAATTCTTGATGGTGAAATGGGGATTAAGATGTGCGAGGCTTCTTGATGgtttttctttcatgccttcCTGCAAGGCATCTGGACTAAGTGGGAACATTCAATTGGCGGAGATTGTATTAAATAGTGAACATAGTGAG GAGACTACAACCATAGCAAGGTAA
- the LOC110621200 gene encoding peroxidase 64 — protein MAPISILLFSSILLFSASSTGRALSFNYYEKTCPDVELIVTNAVKNAMVRDKTVPAALLRMHFHDCFIRGCDASVLLTSKGNNKAEKDGPPNVSLHAFYVIDNAKKEVEALCPGVVSCADILALAARDAIVLSGGPTWDVPKGRKDGRTSKASETIQLPAPTFNISQLQQSFSQRGLSMDDLVALSGGHTLGFSHCSSFQNRIRNFNATHDIDPTMNPSFAASLRSICPKSNAKNAGSPMDPSSTTFDNTYFKSILQGKTLFSSDQALLTSTGTKDLVSKFASSQDAFSKAFVKSMIKMSSITGGQEVRKDCRVVN, from the exons ATGGCTCCCATTTCCATATTACTCTTCAGTTCAATTCTCTTATTTTCAGCATCTTCAACAGGACGTGCACTGAGCTTCAATTACTATGAGAAAACATGTCCTGATGTCGAGTTGATTGTTACAAATGCAGTGAAAAATGCAATGGTGAGAGACAAAACAGTTCCTGCAGCTCTACTTCGTATGCATTTCCATGACTGTTTCATAAGG GGCTGTGATGCTTCTGTGCTGTTAACTTCAAAAGGCAACAACAAAGCAGAGAAGGATGGGCCTCCTAATGTTTCTTTGCATGCCTTTTATGTCATCGACAATGCTAAGAAGGAAGTGGAAGCTTTGTGCCCTGGCGTGGTATCTTGCGCTGACATCTTAGCATTAGCTGCAAGGGATGCTATTGTACTT TCTGGAGGACCAACGTGGGATGTCCCAAAAGGAAGAAAGGATGGAAGAACATCGAAGGCAAGCGAGACAATACAACTGCCAGCTCCAACTTTTAACATCTCTCAGCTGCAACAAAGTTTCTCCCAAAGAGGTCTATCCATGGATGACCTAGTCGCTCTTTCAG GAGGGCATACTCTAGGATTTTCTCACTGTTCATCATTCCAAAACAGAATCCGAAATTTTAATGCCACTCATGATATAGACCCCACCATGAATCCTTCATTTGCAGCAAGCTTAAGAAGTATTTGCCCAAAAAGCAATGCTAAGAACGCCGGTTCCCCTATGGATCCTTCTTCAACAACCTTTGATAACACATATTTCAAGTCGATCCTACAAGGGAAAACCTTGTTCTCTTCAGACCAAGCTCTGCTCACAAGTACAGGAACTAAAGATTTGGTTTCAAAGTTTGCTAGCTCACAAGACGCTTTCTCTAAGGCATTTGTGAAATCCATGATCAAAATGAGTAGCATCACAGGAGGTCAGGAGGTTAGAAAGGATTGTAGGGTGGTAAATTAA
- the LOC110621273 gene encoding methyltransferase-like protein 23 isoform X1: MKCGDYHEEEEELSDRNMSTISRHVFGDNLEQPAFSVSIIENMKEEYGLFLWPCSVILAEYVWQQRERFAGVPVVELGAGTSLPGLTAAALGSDVTLTDDSNRVEVLENIRTVCELNKLECKVLGLTWGVWDEFVFSLKPKIILGADVLYEASAFDDLFATVTFLLQNSPGSVFITTYHNRSGHHLIEFLMVKWGLRCARLLDGFSFMPSCKASGLSGNIQLAEIVLNSEHSEETTTIAS; the protein is encoded by the exons ATGAAATGTGGAGACTaccatgaagaagaagaagagctgTCTGATCGGAATATGTCGACGATATCTCGTCATGTTTTCGGCGACAACCTGGAACAACCTGCTTTCTCTGTCTCGATAATTGAG AATATGAAGGAAGAGTATGGGCTTTTTCTGTGGCCTTGCAGTGTGATCCTCGCCGAGTACGTTTGGCAACAGAGGGAGAGATTTGCCGGTGTCCCCGTAGTTGAG CTCGGTGCCGGAACTTCCTTGCCTGGGTTGACGGCTGCGGCGTTGGGTTCCGATGTGACTCTGACGGATGACTCGAACAGAGTGGAG GTGCTGGAAAATATTAGAACAGTGTGCGAGCTAAATAAGCTTGAGTGTAAA GTACTAGGACTGACATGGGGGGTTTGGGATGAATTTGTATTCAGTTTAAAGCCAAAAATTATTCTTGGTGCTGATGTACTTTATGAAGCGAgtg CCTTTGATGACCTCTTTGCCACCGTGACATTCTTGCTGCAAAATTCTCCAGGCTCTGTCTTTATAACAACTTATCATAATCGGAG TGGGCACCATCTCATTGAATTCTTGATGGTGAAATGGGGATTAAGATGTGCGAGGCTTCTTGATGgtttttctttcatgccttcCTGCAAGGCATCTGGACTAAGTGGGAACATTCAATTGGCGGAGATTGTATTAAATAGTGAACATAGTGAG GAGACTACAACCATAGCAAG CTAA
- the LOC110622764 gene encoding la-related protein 1B, with translation MKANVGNTSSNGGTPQPPVSQQVIGEVHLNNPSPRDHLQRNSQFPIANDYPQQQRNSFRRNAGQHSRGDGPHHHNYGGRREHDRTNQAHRNFNNRDAHMQPQRLARFIRHPPPPPAPPTATPFIGSPAARAFSSPIGFPELYYVAGPPPDPLGGMPFVAAPLPPPAMYFTTPEPQLHSKILNQIDYYFSNENLIKDTFLRQKMDDQGWVSVKLIAGFNKVLHLTDNIQFILEAIRSSTVVEVQGDKLRRRNDWMRWIMPPSVQFPSASGHATLGRSPANVPNEPFLGRSSSDDLSSQSSTIERTDQMIVRGGSDSSTLARNLSK, from the exons ATGAAGGCTAATGTTGGTAACACATCTTCCAATGGTGGCACTCCTCAGCCACCAGTATCACAACAAGTCATTGGAGAAGTTCATTTAAATAACCCTTCTCCTAGGGATCATTTACAAAGGAATTCTCAATTTCCTATTGCTAATGATTATCCACAGCAGCAACGCAATTCATTCAGGCGTAATGCTGGGCAACATTCACGTGGTGATGGTCCTCACCATCACAATTATGGGGGCAGACGCGAACACGATCGCACAAATCAAGCTCATCGAAATTTCAACAACAGAGATGCACATATGCAGCCACAAAGACTCGCAAGGTTTATAAGGCATCCACCACCTCCCCCGGCACCACCTACGGCAACCCCTTTTATTGGATCTCCGGCAGCGCGTGCTTTTAGCAGTCCCATTGGATTCCCCG AATTGTATTATGTTGCTGGTCCACCTCCGGACCCTCTTGGAGGCATGCCTTTTGTTGCAGCGCCACTGCCGCCTCCTGCAATGTATTTTACTACTCCGGAGCCTCAATTGCATTCTAAAATACTGAATCAGATAGATTATTATTTCAG taatgaaaatttaattaaagataCATTCTTGCGTCAGAAAATGGATGACCAGGGCTGGGTCTCTGTTAAATTAATAGCAGGCTTCAACAAA GTTTTGCATTTGACTGACAATATCCAGTTTATATTGGAGGCTATAAGAAGTTCAACTGTTGTTGAAGTACAG GGTGACAAATTAAGGAGGCGCAATGATTGGATGAGATGGATAATGCCACCTTCTGTTCAGTTTCCTAGTGCTTCTGGACATGCAACACTTGGAAGGAGTCCAGCAAATGTTCCTAATGAGCCATTCCTTGGTAGATCATCATCTGATGACTTGAGTAGCCAGTCATCTACTATTGAACGAACAGATCAAATGATTGTACGAGGAGGTTCCGATTCATCGACTTTAGCAAGAAACTTGAGCAAGTAA
- the LOC110611506 gene encoding probable protein phosphatase 2C 46, whose protein sequence is MLSKLMNFLRSCWRPSSERYAHTSSDAAGRQDGLLWYKDTGKHLHGEFSMAVLQANNLLEDQSQLESGLLSTLDSGPYGTFIGVYDGHGGPETSRYISDHLFRHLKSFTSEHQCMSVDVIKKAYQATEEGFLSLVTKQWPVKPQIAAVGSCCLVGVICGGTLYIANLGDSRAVLGRLVKATGEVLAIQLSSEHNAAIESVREEMHSMHPDDSRIVVLRHNVWRVKGLIQVSRSIGDVYLKKAEFNREPLYAKFRLREPFNRPILSSDPSISVHELQPLDQFLIFASDGLWEHLSNQDAVDIVQNHSRNGIARRLVKTALQEAAKKREMRYSDLKKIDRGVRRHFHDDITVIVVFLDWNLVSRASSIKGPSISVRGGGVNLPAKTLAPCGTTMET, encoded by the exons ATGTTATCAAAGTTGATGAACTTTTTGAGGTCCTGCTGGCGGCCGTCCTCGGAACGTTATGCCCACACGAGTTCGGATGCAGCGGGCCGGCAAGATGGGCTCCTTTGGTACAAAGACACTGGGAAGCACTTGCATGGTGAATTTTCTATGGCTGTCTTGCAGGCCAATAATTTGCTTGAGGATCAGAGCCAGCTTGAGTCCGGTCTCTTGAGCACTCTTGACTCTGGCCCCTATGGTACCttcattggagtatatgatggcCATGGAGGGCCAGAGACATCGCGTTACATTAGTGATCATCTGTTTCGGCATCTAAAGA GTTTCACCTCAGAACATCAATGTATGTCTGTAGATGTGATTAAGAAAGCATATCAAGCGACTGAAGAGGGATTTCTTTCTCTTGTCACTAAACAATGGCCCGTGAAGCCTCAGATTGCAGCAGTTGGATCTTGTTGTCTGGTGGGTGTCATTTGTGGGGGTACCCTCTACATTGCTAACCTTGGTGATTCACGTGCTGTTCTTGGTAGGCTTGTTAAAGCAACTGGGGAGGTTCTTGCCATCCAGCTGTCATCAGAACATAATGCGGCCATAGAGTCTGTCAGGGAGGAGATGCATTCTATGCATCCAGATGATTCGCGGATTGTGGTTTTGAGGCATAATGTATGGCGCGTGAAGGGCCTGATACAG GTTTCTAGATCCATTGGGGATGTATATCTTAAGAAGGCTGAGTTTAACAGAGAGCCCTTGTATGCGAAGTTCCGCCTCCGTGAACCTTTCAACCGGCCAATTTTAAGCTCTGATCCGTCAATTTCTGTGCATGAACTACAACCTCTTGATCAGTTTCTCATATTTGCTTCTGATGGGCTTTGGGAGCACCTCAGCAATCAGGATGCTGTTGATATAGTTCAAAATCACTCCCGTAAC GGAATTGCTAGGAGGCTCGTGAAGACTGCCTTGCAGGAAGCTGCTAAAAAGAGAGAAATGAGATACTcggatttgaagaaaatagaTCGCGGTGTCCGCCGCCATTTCCACGATGATATCACTGTCATAGTAGTATTTCTTGACTGGAATCTTGTGAGCAGAGCCAGCTCAATCAAAGGGCCTTCCATATCTGTGAGAGGGGGTGGAGTCAACCTACCAGCAAAAACTCTAGCTCCTTGTGGCACAACAATGGAAACTTAA
- the LOC110623185 gene encoding protein ALTERED PHOSPHATE STARVATION RESPONSE 1: MGCGLSKQDEEDDVVSLCGERKRLLKLAVERRYAFADAQFKYNESLHAVALALRLFVARHSSPSSPFLITYPSATSANVDTNENLPTTPIVLQQRPTETTLETVACQRSDSKLVSSKLETKLQETHEYNNDNGHHEEQVSEEEYNESESEEGEGLCGHFYDEDGPPVPSPQREFGWDYFYPFDEMSQMRSEVLNGFSLSSDEDLRAAREKEGIPELEEDGEKVMNEDEDANVKSGDVDHEENGITGVRNGDNACVAVQGESTGLRVIDEPTSGRELLEALKNIEDHFFRAYDSGLDISRMLEANRVQLQSGLEEIKESSNKIIRSITWNRSTLSRSSSSKSLLTSSSISSSMWTEFKTDLFDDYGLDAGSHSLTLERLYAWEKKLHQELKAGDQTRKIYERKCSHLRQPGATGDDFCYMDKPTTELKELYSRISVAIRSVESISDRINKLRDEELQPQLLELLHGLMRNWKIMLESHKSQSQIMLEVKFFNCPAYGKFCNDSHRLATLHLEAELDNWHSCFAAYVSTQKAYIEALRGWLSKFIAPEVEFYSRRKSSLPPCRINGPPLLVTCHGWLTWLDKLPDKAVTYAMKSFAKDIHALWNQQGKEQQQKRKVDGLAKELDRKSLAFQRAERRILGSKISEQEALVTIRDRIEYLAEGRKLLDMFSERLDEEKEKHLTNIQETQQMALSGFQTGFSSVFESLAEFSKASVEMYADLVTYSADAKAADKNYIKLSCMDGLGSEVPTREEQMKI, translated from the exons ATGGGGTGTGGTCTgtcaaagcaagatgaagaaGACGATGTTGTGTCCTTGTGTGGAGAAAGAAAACGGCTACTTAAGTTGGCTGTAGAGAGAAGGTATGCATTTGCAGATGCTCAGTTCAAGTATAATGAGTCTCTCCATGCAGTAGCATTGGCTTTGAGATTGTTTGTGGCAAGAcattcttctccatcttctcctTTTCTTATCACTTACCCTTCTGCTACTTCTGCTAATGTTGACACCAACGAAAACCTTCCCACCACCCCAATTGTTCTTCAACAGAGGCCAACTGAAACCACCCTTGAAACCGTTGCATGTCAGCGTTCTGATTCTAAGTTGGTTTCTTCTAAATTAGAGACAAAATTACAAGAAACCCATGAATATAATAATGACAATGGTCATCACGAGGAGCAGGTTTCCGAGGAAGAATATAATGAAAGTGAAAGTGAAGAAGGAGAAGGGCTTTGTGGCCACTTCTATGATGAGGATGGTCCACCAGTGCCATCACCGCAGAGGGAATTTGGGTGGGATTACTTTTACCCGTTTGATGAAATGTCTCAAATGAGATCAGAGGTTTTAAATGGGTTCAGTCTAAGCTCAGATGAGGATTTGAGGGCTGCAAGAGAGAAAGAAGGGATTCCAGAGCTGGAAGAGGATGGAGAGAAAGTAATGAATGAGGATGAAGATGCGAATGTGAAAAGTGGTGATGTGGATCATGAGGAAAATGGAATTACAGGTGTGAGAAATGGGGATAATGCATGTGTAGCAGTCCAAGGGGAGAGTACTGGACTGAGAGTGATTGATGAACCCACAAGTGGGAGGGAGTTGTTGGAAGCATTGAAAAATATTGAGGACCATTTTTTCAGGGCATACGATTCTGGGTTGGATATTTCAAGGATGCTAGAGGCCAACAGAGTACAATTGCAATCTGGTCTAGAGGAGATCAAAG AGAGCTCAAATAAGATCATCAGATCAATTACATGGAACCGATCTACTTTATCTAGGTCCTCCTCCAGTAAAAGTCTCCTTACATCTAGTTCTATAAGTTCTTCAATGTGGACAGAATTCAAGACTGATCTATTTGATGACTATGGATTGGATGCGGGAAGCCATTCGCTGACTCTGGAGAGGTTATATGCTTGGGAGAAGAAGCTCCACCAGGAGTTGAAG GCCGGAGATCAGACCAGGAAAATTTATGAGCGAAAATGCTCCCATTTGAGGCAGCCAGGTGCTACAGGAGATGACTTCTGTTACATGGATAAACCTACAACTGAATTGAAAGAATTGTATTCCAGGATCTCAGTAGCAATAAGAAGTGTAGAGTCAATTTCTGatagaataaataaattaagggATGAAGAGCTTCAGCCGCAACTTCTTGAGCTGCTACATGG CCTAATGAGAAACTGGAAGATAATGTTGGAATCACATAAATCTCAAAGCCAAATTATGCTTGAAGTGAAATTCTTCAACTGTCCAGCTTATGGAAAGTTCTGTAATGACTCTCACCGTCTTGCCACTCTTCATCTTGAGGCAGAGCTTGATAATTGGCATTCCTGCTTTGCTGCATATGTATCTACACAGAAGGCCTACATTGAAGCTCTTCGTGGTTGGTTGTCCAAGTTCATTGCTCCTGAAGTTGAATTCTACAGCAGGAGAAAGTCTTCACTCCCGCCCTGTAGAATTAATGGGCCACCATTGCTAGTAACCTGTCATGGTTGGCTAACTTGGCTGGACAAACTGCCAGACAAGGCTGTAACATATGCCATGAAAAGCTTTGCAAAGGATATTCATGCCCTGTGGAATCAACAAGGAAAAGAGCAGCAgcaaaagaggaaggtggatggCCTAGCCAAAGAACTTGACAGGAAGTCTCTGGCATTCCAAAGAGCAGAGAGGAGGATCCTTGGATCCAAGATATCTGAGCAGGAAGCACTGGTCACTATCCGTGATCGCATCGAGTACTTGGCAGAAGGGAGAAAACTATTGGATATGTTCAGTGAAAGGCTAGATGAAGAGAAGGAAAAGCACCTCACTAACATACAGGAGACCCAGCAAATGGCTTTGAGTGGATTTCAGACAGGATTTTCTTCAGTTTTCGAGTCATTGGCCGAGTTTTCTAAAGCATCTGTGGAAATGTATGCTGATCTTGTAACATACAGTGCAGATGCAAAGGCAGCAGATAAAAATTACATCAAGTTAT
- the LOC110610718 gene encoding aspartyl protease family protein 1 — protein sequence MLFFLKFVFFLLPILFFPQCSHGRIFTFKMHHRFSDSLKNWSHSAYNHFPLGNWPSKGSFEYYAELAHRDQILRGRKLANVDAPLAFSDGNSTFRISSLGFLHYTTVELGTPGVKFMVALDTGSDLFWVPCDCSKCAPTQGAAYASDFELSIYNPKQSSTSKKVTCNNNLCAHRNRCLGTFSSCPYMVSYVSAQTSTSGILVEDVLHLTTEDSDPESVKAYITFGCGQVQSGSFLNTAAPNGLFGLGMEQISVPSILSRQGLTADSFSMCFGSDGVGRISFGDKGSPDQEESPFNVNPSHPTYNITVTQIRVGTTLVDVDFTALFDSGTSFTYLVDPTYATVSENFHSQAKDRLRPPDPRIPFEYCYDMSPDANASLIPSLRLTMKGGGHFAVSDPVIVISTQSELVYCLAVVKSAELNIIGQNFMTGYRVVFDREKLVLGWKKTNCYDIEDYNMFPMEPHASRVPPAVAAGLANYSIPQSTKEARNGSHSHSSVASPFHCSNSYFVISFIFFFTLYNLL from the exons ATGCTTTTTTTCTTGAAGTTTGTCTTCTTCTTGCTCCCAATTTTGTTCTTTCCTCAATGCTCTCATGGCCGCATCTTCACCTTCAAGATGCACCACCGCTTCTCTGACTCGCTCAAGAATTGGTCTCATTCCGCTTATAATCACTTCCCTTTAGGAAACTGGCCGTCTAAGGGAAGTTTCGAGTACTATGCTGAGTTAGCCCACCGTGATCAGATTCTACGAGGCCGTAAACTAGCCAATGTAGACGCACCGCTCGCTTTCTCAGATGGGAACTCCACTTTTCGAATTAGCTCTTTAGGATT TTTGCATTACACGACGGTGGAGCTGGGGACGCCGGGAGTCAAGTTTATGGTGGCGCTTGATACGGGCAGTGATCTGTTTTGGGTGCCTTGTGATTGCAGCAAATGTGCGCCTACTCAGGGCGCCGCTTATGCTTCT GATTTTGAGCTTAGCATTTACAATCCAAAACAATCATCAACAAGTAAAAAGGTAACCTGTAACAACAATTTGTGTGCACATCGTAATCGCTGCCTTGGAACATTCAGCAGTTGCCCTTACATGGTCTCGTATGTCTCTGCTCAAACTTCTACTTCTGGAATTTTGGTAGAGGATGTTCTGCATTTAACAACTGAAGATAGTGATCCAGAATCTGTCAAAGCATACATCACATTTGG TTGTGGACAGGTTCAGAGTGGTTCATTTCTGAACACTGCAGCTCCAAACGGCTTATTTGGGCTTGGCATGGAGCAGATTTCTGTTCCTAGCATTTTATCTAGGCAAGGTTTAACGGCTGATTCTTTCTCCATGTGTTTTGGATCTGATGGAGTAGGAAGGATCAGTTTTGGTGACAAAGGAAGTCCTGACCAAGAGGAGAGCCCATTCAATGTAAATCCATCACA CCCAACCTATAATATTACTGTGACTCAAATTCGAGTAGGGACTACCTTAGTGGATGTAGATTTCACTGCTCTTTTTGATTCTGGGACATCCTTTACATACTTAGTTGACCCAACCTATGCAACAGTTTCTGAGAAT TTTCATTCACAGGCAAAAGACAGGCTACGACCACCCGATCCCAGGATCCCCTTTGAATATTGTTATGATATGAG TCCTGATGCAAATGCCAGTCTGATACCTAGCCTGAGGTTAACCATGAAAGGAGGAGGCCATTTTGCTGTTTCTGATCCAGTAATTGTCATATCCACTCAG AGTGAACTTGTATATTGCCTGGCTGTTGTCAAGAGTGCGGAACTCAATATAATTGGAC AAAACTTTATGACTGGCTACCGTGTTGTATTTGATCGGGAAAAGCTTGTCTTGGGATGGAAAAAGACCAATT GTTATGACATCGAGGATTATAACATGTTCCCAATGGAACCACATGCTTCCAGAGTGCCTCCTGCTGTTGCAGCTGGACTAGCCAACTATTCTATTCCACAATCAACAAAAGAGGCCAGGAATGGCTCTCACAGTCACAGTTCAGTTGCATCACCATTTCATTGTAGCAATTCTTATTTTGTAATTAGCTTCATATTCTTCTTtacattatacaatttattgtAG